The following proteins are encoded in a genomic region of Thiomicrospira sp. R3:
- the yegQ gene encoding tRNA 5-hydroxyuridine modification protein YegQ: MTFKPELLSPAGTMKNMEYAFAYGADAVYAGQPRYSLRVRNNEFDHDNLAKGIARAHELGKKFYVVTNIAAHNSKLKTFLKDIEPVINMKPDALIMSDPGMIMMVREQFPQQEIHLSVQSNAVNWATVKFWHQMGITRVVLSRELSLQEISEIREKVPAMELEVFVHGALCIAYSGRCLLSGYINKRDANQGTCTNACRWNYNTYEGKEDVLGEVVGVERITDLTGTTGRLAPEMINLKKPEPTLGEGETTERVWLLEEQGRPGELMPAYEDEHGTYIMNSKDLRAVELIPDLVKIGVHSLKIEGRTKSHYYVARTAQVYRKAIDDAAAGKEFDSDLLLQLDGLASRGYTEGFLRRHVHSEYQNYDYGVSKSDSQRFVGEVIDAKDEYLEIDVKNKFCVGDSVEIMTPEGNMTMVLEQMRDKYDRPIEAALGSGWIARIPNPFKGLSQDVLKFGLLMRNESWGGDTKRDSAGSKG, translated from the coding sequence ATGACATTTAAGCCCGAACTCTTGTCGCCTGCCGGCACTATGAAAAATATGGAATACGCGTTCGCCTATGGTGCGGATGCGGTTTATGCCGGACAGCCACGTTACAGTTTGCGTGTTCGCAACAATGAGTTTGATCACGATAATCTTGCAAAAGGGATTGCTCGAGCGCATGAGCTAGGTAAAAAGTTTTATGTAGTGACCAATATTGCCGCGCATAACTCAAAGTTAAAAACCTTTCTTAAAGATATTGAGCCGGTGATTAATATGAAACCGGATGCATTGATTATGTCCGACCCGGGTATGATCATGATGGTGCGCGAGCAATTTCCTCAGCAAGAGATTCATTTGTCAGTACAGTCGAATGCCGTTAACTGGGCGACGGTTAAGTTTTGGCACCAAATGGGTATTACGCGTGTTGTATTGTCACGCGAGTTATCTCTACAAGAAATCAGTGAGATACGTGAGAAAGTGCCTGCTATGGAGCTCGAAGTGTTTGTTCACGGTGCATTATGTATCGCATACTCAGGTCGTTGTTTATTATCAGGGTATATCAATAAGCGTGATGCCAATCAGGGTACGTGTACCAATGCTTGTCGTTGGAATTACAACACCTATGAGGGTAAGGAAGATGTGTTGGGTGAGGTGGTAGGTGTCGAGCGTATTACTGATTTGACTGGGACGACTGGGCGACTCGCTCCCGAAATGATAAACCTTAAAAAACCCGAGCCCACACTGGGGGAGGGCGAAACGACTGAGCGGGTTTGGTTGCTAGAGGAACAGGGGCGCCCCGGTGAGTTAATGCCTGCTTATGAAGATGAGCACGGTACCTATATCATGAATTCAAAGGATTTGCGTGCAGTTGAGCTGATTCCTGACTTGGTTAAAATCGGCGTACACTCCTTGAAAATTGAGGGACGTACCAAGTCACATTATTACGTGGCGCGCACTGCACAGGTGTATCGTAAAGCAATTGATGATGCCGCTGCAGGTAAGGAGTTTGATTCAGACCTGCTTTTGCAGTTAGATGGTTTGGCCAGTCGAGGTTATACCGAAGGTTTTCTGCGTCGCCATGTCCATTCAGAGTATCAGAACTATGATTATGGTGTGTCTAAATCAGATAGCCAACGTTTTGTTGGTGAAGTCATTGATGCCAAGGATGAATACCTTGAGATTGATGTTAAAAATAAGTTTTGTGTCGGTGATTCGGTTGAAATTATGACACCTGAAGGTAATATGACGATGGTGCTAGAACAAATGCGTGATAAATATGATCGTCCGATTGAAGCAGCGCTTGGCTCAGGCTGGATAGCCCGTATTCCTAACCCATTTAAAGGGTTGAGTCAGGATGTGTTAAAGTTTGGTTTGTTAATGCGCAATGAGTCTTGGGGCGGTGATACTAAGCGCGACTCTGCTGGGTCAAAGGGCTAG
- a CDS encoding DNA-deoxyinosine glycosylase, whose protein sequence is MVCQGFNPIEPAEMRVLILGSMPGVASLEQQAYYAHPRNAFWPVMERVCNQAWSLDTSQRYQQLMAHHIGLWDVLAQCQRQGSLDTAIQLEGLRVNNIGCLIERHPECRVVVFNGSKAAQLFKRYVLKQNEILFQNRVMFDLPSTSPANARLNLVDKTKIWQDKLGYFL, encoded by the coding sequence GTGGTATGCCAAGGTTTTAACCCAATTGAACCCGCTGAAATGCGGGTTTTGATTTTGGGTTCTATGCCCGGTGTGGCCTCTTTAGAACAGCAAGCTTATTATGCTCATCCGAGGAATGCTTTTTGGCCTGTAATGGAAAGAGTTTGTAACCAGGCCTGGTCGTTAGACACTAGCCAGCGTTATCAGCAGTTGATGGCGCATCATATTGGTTTATGGGATGTGTTAGCTCAGTGCCAACGACAAGGCAGTTTAGACACAGCGATTCAGCTTGAGGGTTTGCGTGTGAATAATATAGGTTGTCTGATTGAGCGTCATCCAGAATGCCGAGTGGTGGTGTTTAACGGTTCTAAAGCGGCACAGCTGTTCAAACGATACGTTTTGAAACAAAATGAAATCTTATTTCAAAACAGGGTTATGTTTGATTTGCCTTCTACTAGTCCCGCTAATGCGCGTCTTAATTTAGTTGATAAAACAAAGATATGGCAGGACAAATTGGGCTATTTCCTATAA
- a CDS encoding helix-hairpin-helix domain-containing protein gives MLKILGVITLALLSFNVWATPININKAQAQSIADGLNGIGLTKAEEIVRHREQHGDFKSLKELEDVKGIGPKTLERNADKIIFSDGE, from the coding sequence ATGTTAAAAATACTAGGGGTAATAACGCTGGCACTTTTAAGCTTTAATGTATGGGCGACGCCTATTAACATCAATAAAGCACAAGCACAATCTATCGCTGATGGTTTAAATGGCATAGGTTTAACTAAAGCAGAAGAAATTGTTCGTCACCGTGAGCAACATGGCGACTTTAAATCACTTAAAGAGTTAGAAGATGTAAAAGGAATTGGGCCTAAAACGCTTGAACGCAATGCGGATAAGATAATTTTTAGTGATGGTGAATAA
- a CDS encoding YfhL family 4Fe-4S dicluster ferredoxin, protein MALKILSGCINCDMCEPECPNQAIYMGEKVYEINPDLCTECVGYYDNPTCISVCPLDVIIKDPEYFENQLSLYEKFKQLVQANKI, encoded by the coding sequence GTGGCATTGAAAATTCTTTCGGGTTGTATCAATTGTGACATGTGTGAGCCAGAGTGTCCAAATCAAGCGATTTATATGGGCGAAAAGGTCTATGAGATCAATCCAGACTTGTGTACTGAATGTGTTGGCTATTATGATAACCCTACCTGTATTAGTGTTTGTCCATTAGATGTTATTATTAAAGATCCTGAGTATTTTGAAAATCAACTAAGCTTATATGAAAAATTTAAACAATTGGTACAGGCGAATAAAA